Genomic DNA from Pedobacter africanus:
AGCTATGTTTGGGAAATCCAGAATTTGCTGACTTACGATAAGGTTTTTGGAAAGCATAGTGTCAATGCTTTACTGGGTTTCTCGGCTGAAAAAGGCGATGGCTACCAGTTCGATGCCTCCAAAACAGATTTCCCTAATGAAGACCTGAGGGCACTGGATGCCGGCAACACACTGGGCGCCATAAACGGTGGCTTTGTGAGCCCGTATTCATTGATCTCTCAGTTTGCAAGGATCAATTATTCTTACAACAGCAGGTATCTATTTCAGGCCAATGTGCGCCGTGATGGATCTTCAGTATTTGCACCGGGCAGGCAATACGGGGTATTCCCATCCTTCTCTGCCGGGTGGAGGGTATCTGAAGAGTCTTTCATGGAAAATGTAAAGGCGATCAGTAATTTAAAAATCCGTGGTAGCTGGGGGCGGCTTGGAAATGCAAACATCCCTGCTTACTCCTGGATCAGTACCATTGATGTACGTGGTGGTGCAGTGTTTGGCAATCCGCAAACCCGTCAGCCTGCTTATTATACCACGCAGATGGCAAATGAGCGGGTAAAATGGGAAACCACAACTTCTACTGATCTGGGGATAGAAATAGGGCTTTTTAAAGATCGTCTGACCTTTGAAGGGGATGTTTACGACAAGCGCACGACAGATATGCTGCTGGATGCTACCATTCCTTTTACTGCGGGTTTCACATCGGGTCCGGTAGTGAACATTGGCGAAGTACAGAACAAGGGCTGGGAAATGATGCTCAGGTATCAGGACAAAAAGGGCGACTTTAGCTATAGCGCATCTGTTAACCTATCGCACAACAAAAATAAACTGCTTGATCTGGGTGGTGTTAAGCCATTGATCAGTGGTCCGTTAAAGTCGGATGTTGGCCTGCCTTTGTATTCGTACTGGGGTTATGAGACTGAGGGCATCTGGAGAACTGCGGCAGAAGTAGCTGCAAATCCGCGCATGACAGGCGACCGTCCGGGCATGGTGCGGTTTAAAGATCGTACAGGGGACGGTCTGATAACAGAAGATGATAAAACGGTGATCGGTAGCAATATCCCTAAATACGTTTACGGCTTTAACTTTGAGTTTGGCTGGAAGGGCCTGGACTTGTCTGTTTTATTGCAGGGAGAGAAAGACAAGGATATGCTGGTTGAATCTGTTTTTGGTGGAAACGGTGAGGGTGAGAACAACAATATAGATAAATATTACTGGGACAACAGGGCTATTCTGGATGCGAGTGGCAACGTAATCAGTGGTACCACACCGGCAGCCGGTGCGGTAAAAGGCGATATGATCTGGAGCAGTTTTCTGGTTCAGGATGCTTCTTACCTGAGGGTAAAGAACCTGCAGCTGGGCTATACTTTTCCTAAAAAGCTGATGGCACCGCTGAAGATCGAATCGCTGCGCCTGTATGTTAATGCAACCAATTTAATTACCTGGACAGATTTTATAGGCTACGATCCGGAAATGAAGCCATCGGAGCCATCGGGTGTAGAGGCTTATTCGCGTGGAGGGGTAGATGCCTATCCGGTAGCAAAATCGATCACTATTGGTGCCCGCCTGGTTTTTTAATCATTTAATCGTTAAAGACATGAACAAATTTAAATATACAATAGCGCTGGTTGTTCTTTTTATGGCGATGAGCCAGCAGAGTTGCAAAAAGGGCTTCCTGGATTCCTACCCTAAGAATAGCCTTTCGGCCGAGACTTTCTATAAAACTGAGGCCGACTTTACCAATGCAGTGAACGGTATTTACGACGCATTGCAGGCTGACAGAGAATTGAGCTTTTTCCCTATGGCCGATATTGCCACGCCTTTTGCCGGTTTCGGGGAGAACCGTTTCGGACAATACGACAATGGTATTTTCGGTATAAATGCGGGCTGGACCATGGGCCAGACTTTATGGGCCGCCTGGTATAAAGTGGTTTTTAGGGCAAATGTGGTGCTCGATCGCATTGATGCCGATGGGGTGACCATGACGGCCAAGGCGCATGACCGCTTAAAAGGAGAGGCCTTGTTCCTGCGCTCACTGGCTTACTTTTACCTGACTTACTTGTATGGGGACGTGCCGCTGATCCTTAAAGAGCAGAAATATGAGGAAGCACTGGTTCCGCGCAATCCGAAAGCAGAGATTGTTACGCGTTTAATTGCCGATCTTAAACAGGCAGAGGTGCTTTTGCCCTCGGTAACGGAATACCGCAATACCAAGCCTTTGCTGGGTCGCGCCAGCAGGGGGGCTGCTAAATCTTTACTGGGTAAGATCTACGTATATGAGAAAAAGTGGCCTGAGGCCGAAGCTAAATTAAATGAGGTGATCAATGTAGATAAAGATTACGATCTGGAGCCTAAATTCCTGGATCTTTTCTGGCCTTCAACAGAGAACGGCAAAGAATCGATATTTGAGATCCAGTACCATGGTGGTGTAAAGGAAGGGAATTCGTATGTGCGCTTTGCAGCGCCGAATACATTGTCGCAGATCTCTACTGCAGGTTTTGGTTATGTAACCCCAACAGAAAGTTATACCGATCTGTTTGAAACGACAACGGGTTATACCGTAGGCAGTACTTTTGTAAGCCGTACTGCATCAGGCCCTGCCTACAGGTTTAAATTTAACTATCAATCGGCCGATCCTGCATTTAACCAGGCGCAACCCTATGCCAATCGTGATCCGCGACTGGCCTGGACAGTTTGGTATGAAAACACACCTTATATTGCTGAATTTCAATCGCGCGCCGGACAAACCGGGGTAAAATACCTGCAGGAATATTCGGGAGACAACGGCCATAATACGGTGAAATACATTATAGGTAAACTCGACCTTACAGCTGGGGATAGTCCGGGCAACATGATTGTGATACGCTATGCAGACGTGCTGCTGTTGTATGCCGAAACATTGATTGAACTGAACCGGACGGCTGATGCGGCAGTCTACATCAATAAAGTAAGACAGCGCCCAAGCGTGATGATGCCAACACTGCAAACCTTACAAACGGTAAGGGGAGAGGCGATCATTTCCGATCAGGCAAAGATGCGTAAGTTTTTAAGGGAGGAACGTTACAGGGAACTGGCCTTTGAATGGGGACATATGTATATGGACCAGATCAGATGGGATGTATTTGCCGATGAGATGGTGAAATACTGGACTGCCAACAAGAATGGCGGTACGAACCCTGCCCTGGGAACTTTTGATAAGCGACATTATTTATGGCCTATTCCGGCAGAGGAGCGTACCAGGAACCCTCAGCTGTCGCAGAACGACGGGTACAACTAGCAGAAAAGCGCTTGTTCAGGTCAATGAACAAGCGCTTTTTATTTTGGTAAAGAATAACTAGATTCGGAAACAACTGACTATGATTATCTATGATTAAGATTCATGTTTCTTTACTGCTTGTTTTTCTTATTGCAGGCAGGCTTAATGCTCAGGAAATCAATACCGCTAAATTGGATAGTTTCTTTAATACTTTAGCCGGGAACAACAAAGCCATGGGCAGTTTTGCCATTGCTAAAAAGGGAAAGGTTATTTACCACAAGACGATTGGCTATTGCATAGTTGAAGGCGACAAAAAGGTTGCGGCAAAGGCCAGTACCCAATATCGAATTGGCTCCATTACCAAGATTTTCACTGCTGTGCTCGTATTTCAGCTTATAGAACAAGGAAAGCTAAGCCTGGATACCAGGATTGATAAGTATTTTCCGGAGCTGCCCGGTGCAAAATTAATTAGTATAGCTGATTTATTGAAGCATACCAGCGGACTGTATGATTATGTGAATGATACCAAAGACCAGACCTGGGTAACGGTGCCGCGAAGCAAAACCGAACTGTTGGTGGCTATTAAAAACGGCAAAACGCACTTTGAACCGGGCAAAGGATCTGCTTACTGCAATTCGGGTTATTTGCTGCTGGGGTACCTGATAGAAAAGCTGACCCGAAAGCCCTACCCGAAAGTTGTGGCCGATAGGATTTTTAACAAACTGGGAATGAAAAATTCACAGTCGGGTCTGGCCAACAATACAGGTGTGGAGGAAGCCAGGGCTTATCACTTCCAGGGCAAATGGACGGATATTAAAGACATTTACTTTGGCAATGTAGTTGCGGTTGGCGACATCTTATCTACCCCGCAGGACCTGCTCCTTTTTATGGAGGCGCTGGATACCGGCAAATTGCTGAGTAGTAAAAGTCTGGCCATTATGAAGTCTGGAGATGGACCAAATACTTCGGGAATGGGGCTTTTTGAGTTTCCATTTTATTCGAAGAAAGGATATGGACATAACGGGGGGACTTATGGCAGTTTTTCGGTGTTGCAGCGTTTTGGGCCTGATAGTTTAGCAATGGCAGTTTGTACAAACGGGCTGAGCTATCCCTTAAATGACATCAATATAGCGATGCTGAATGTAGTTTATAAGCTACCTTTTGAACTTCCTTCCTTCAAAAAAATTGCAGTTGCAGCGAAAGATCTGGAACCTTTGCTGGGGCTTTATTCGAGTACAGATATGCCGCTGAAAATTACCATAAGCCGGAAAGAGGATACGCTGATGGGACAGGCAACAGGGCAGGGCGCTTTTCAGATGGAAGCGATTGGTACCAACAGCTTTAAATTCGATCCCAGTGGACTAATGATGGAATTTAACCCGGAAAAAGGTCTGATGCTGCTGAAACAAGGAGGGAAAACCTTCCGGTATGCCCGGGAAAAGTAGCACAAGAAATGACAAAGAGCTTAAACTACTGTAGCGCTTAAATGTTACATTTGCGCCAAAAATATGCAGTACTGTTATG
This window encodes:
- a CDS encoding RagB/SusD family nutrient uptake outer membrane protein gives rise to the protein MNKFKYTIALVVLFMAMSQQSCKKGFLDSYPKNSLSAETFYKTEADFTNAVNGIYDALQADRELSFFPMADIATPFAGFGENRFGQYDNGIFGINAGWTMGQTLWAAWYKVVFRANVVLDRIDADGVTMTAKAHDRLKGEALFLRSLAYFYLTYLYGDVPLILKEQKYEEALVPRNPKAEIVTRLIADLKQAEVLLPSVTEYRNTKPLLGRASRGAAKSLLGKIYVYEKKWPEAEAKLNEVINVDKDYDLEPKFLDLFWPSTENGKESIFEIQYHGGVKEGNSYVRFAAPNTLSQISTAGFGYVTPTESYTDLFETTTGYTVGSTFVSRTASGPAYRFKFNYQSADPAFNQAQPYANRDPRLAWTVWYENTPYIAEFQSRAGQTGVKYLQEYSGDNGHNTVKYIIGKLDLTAGDSPGNMIVIRYADVLLLYAETLIELNRTADAAVYINKVRQRPSVMMPTLQTLQTVRGEAIISDQAKMRKFLREERYRELAFEWGHMYMDQIRWDVFADEMVKYWTANKNGGTNPALGTFDKRHYLWPIPAEERTRNPQLSQNDGYN
- a CDS encoding serine hydrolase domain-containing protein, giving the protein MIKIHVSLLLVFLIAGRLNAQEINTAKLDSFFNTLAGNNKAMGSFAIAKKGKVIYHKTIGYCIVEGDKKVAAKASTQYRIGSITKIFTAVLVFQLIEQGKLSLDTRIDKYFPELPGAKLISIADLLKHTSGLYDYVNDTKDQTWVTVPRSKTELLVAIKNGKTHFEPGKGSAYCNSGYLLLGYLIEKLTRKPYPKVVADRIFNKLGMKNSQSGLANNTGVEEARAYHFQGKWTDIKDIYFGNVVAVGDILSTPQDLLLFMEALDTGKLLSSKSLAIMKSGDGPNTSGMGLFEFPFYSKKGYGHNGGTYGSFSVLQRFGPDSLAMAVCTNGLSYPLNDINIAMLNVVYKLPFELPSFKKIAVAAKDLEPLLGLYSSTDMPLKITISRKEDTLMGQATGQGAFQMEAIGTNSFKFDPSGLMMEFNPEKGLMLLKQGGKTFRYAREK